The DNA segment CGTCTTGGCATCCTCAAGGATAGCTTTAAGCTCATTTTTCTTGAGTTGATTAGCTACCCCATTTTCGCATGCAGCAAGAGTGCCGCGAAGATGGTCCAAGAGCTTACGTGTCACCATGTTTTTCATATCTGTCGTGTTCATAACGGGAACCTTTTCCGCTTCACCTTTTTCAAGAGATATAACGAATTGAACCAATGCATCCAAGTTCCCTTCAAACTGTGCCGGTATGAAATACACACCGCCAGATGGTCTAACTGGCGTAGGAGACATACTCTTCAATACACAGGTAATTAAGGTTCTCAGGGTAGTGGAGCCGTAATTGTTTTTATATATATCAAACTGTAGGGCAGCGTTATTCACTAACTGCTGCGCCATAGATGATATGAAGCTGGACTCTACTTTCTCCGTTTTTCGATCTAATACCAGTGCCCCAGCATCAGGAAGGTAGTCTAATCTTCTGCCTCTGGTATCCTTAGTTTCGCAAACCAAATTTCGTTGTACAAAAGCGCTGGTAGAAGCCATTTCTCGGAACATATAGTTCTCGTACACACCCGGCGCTACTTCACGCTTGAATTTTTCACTTGTGGCTCTTCTAAAGGCATCAGGGAGTCGGATATCCTTCGGCATCCACCCAGCCCCTAATCCAGAATCAACAAGCTTTTGTTTAAGCTCATCCGGGGTAATCAGCATGTTGGATAGAGAATTCCAGGTTAAAAAACCAATGGTATTCCCTCGGCTGGACGGAACAGCTACGACATCTTTTAAAATCGAATTCACTGAATATTCCTCCTTGTTTTTAGAAATATAGAAAACCACCCGAAAGATTAATCAGGTGGTTAAATCACTTTTTCTGGTTTTAGTCAGCCTCTTGCAGACAGAAGATACAAAACACAACTGCAATATTCATGTCTGGTCAATTTCCCTAATACATAAGCATCAAAAGCTCTTTCAATCGTATGGAATACATGTGCTGAATCTACTCTCCAATTTCTTTTCATTAATTATTCACTCCCACTATAAATTAATATTTTCTCGCTCTTTCTCACATTTCCTTAGAATTTTAACATTGACTACCTCGAGAGGTGGATATAACGGGAAGTTTATTGAATTTATTTCCTTTCGGCAGTGTGCGGGAACAGAGATTGGAATGGATTTTCCAAAAAAAAGTGGTTTCCGTATGATCGCACCTTGGATATCCACAACACTTCCTTGATGGTTTACCCTCCCATGTCACACGGGGTCTATGCCCTTACATTCCTTCGTTCTACCTCTCAAGGGGTGGACGCCGTTTCTCGCTCCTTTACTGGGTCGTTGCCCTTATGGAATAGTTCCTGCGGCTGATCCGTGCTTCCATTGTCTCTGTATTGATCCTAAGCATATAGTGAGTCTATCGACCTGAACGTGATTGATTTAAGCAGCCAACTGAAGCTGAGCCCGGCGAACCGGTCCTAAGACATCAGCGGCATTGTATACGATTTTCCTTGTGCCTAACGTGTGTAAAATGCGAATCAGTTTTCCACAAAGTGATATTATCCCCTTACGGTAGACAGTGAAAAAAGAGTTCATGATATTATGAATTCAACACTGTAGACCGGAGGGGATTTTTCTATGCCACCAAAGAAGGGTCAGAAGTTTAATCGATACGACGAAGAAACGAAGCGAGAAGCCGTTCGTTTACGAATTGAAGAGCAATGGAGCTATACTCAGATCAAGGAAAAGTTGGGGATCAAAAGCGATGCTCAGATTGTAACTTGGGTACGCAAACATATGAATGGTGAATCGTTCAAGGATTATCGGGGGCGTTGGGCGAAAAAACACTTCAGCAGTCTCGAGGAAGAGAACGAGCATCTGAAAGCGCAGGTCGAATATCTAAAAAAGCTCAA comes from the Paenibacillus lentus genome and includes:
- a CDS encoding DUF6744 family protein, with the translated sequence MNSILKDVVAVPSSRGNTIGFLTWNSLSNMLITPDELKQKLVDSGLGAGWMPKDIRLPDAFRRATSEKFKREVAPGVYENYMFREMASTSAFVQRNLVCETKDTRGRRLDYLPDAGALVLDRKTEKVESSFISSMAQQLVNNAALQFDIYKNNYGSTTLRTLITCVLKSMSPTPVRPSGGVYFIPAQFEGNLDALVQFVISLEKGEAEKVPVMNTTDMKNMVTRKLLDHLRGTLAACENGVANQLKKNELKAILEDAKTIVSNVKDYEAIVTGDLQEMEAYVAFIREKVASALTNMAD